The following proteins come from a genomic window of Takifugu rubripes chromosome 11, fTakRub1.2, whole genome shotgun sequence:
- the b3glcta gene encoding beta 3-glucosyltransferase a isoform X1, with protein sequence MLSDRRLLGAKVAGCWILLSLLYINFPAGNSGESTQSRNDVHAIHHNELDLREIVFVLQSQSNSHHAKQAERKRADLLAQARAVTENPPLVLFLHTLSDNEGDWSILPLLPYLSHSFGKNSSWIVFLEEQTNVRVKKLVQVLAKYDKNEEWFLGKPLHDEESTIIHHYAFAENPSTFKYPDFSAAWALSVPLVARLASKVRDEPLKSDFTIDLKHEVALYIWDEGNGPTLTAVPELCSEEEDSPQALERCATTLSRELPACGDPVKKEDLFVAVKTCKKFHSERVPVIKKTWEKDALFLEYYSDHADPSIPTTDIGVPNTERGHCGKTFAILQRFLSGSAPKTRWLVVVDDDTLISLPRLRALLSCYDPSEPVCLGERYGYGLSQGGYSYITGGGGMVFSREAVARLLDSGCRCYSNDAPDDMVLGMCLNALGLPVTHSPLFHQARPEDYARDFLAHQVPISFHKHWNIDPVAVFNKWLKDDLVTRRSEREDKTEL encoded by the exons ACCTGCGGGAGATAGTGTTTGTCCTCCAGAGTCAGAGCAACTCCCACCATGCGAAGCAGGCCGAGCGAAAGAGGGCGGATCTGCTGGCGCAGGCGCGCGCCGTCACAGAG AACCCCCCACTGGTCTTGTTCCTTCACACTTTATCAGACAACGAGGGAGACTGGAGTATCCTCCCCCTGCTGCCTTA CTTATCACACTCCTTTGGAAAGAACTCATCCTGGATTGTATTTCTCGAGGAGCAAACAAACGTGAGGGTGAAGAAGCTCGTTCAAGTCCTCGCAAAGTACGATAAGAATGAA GAGTGGTTCCTCGGTAAGCCCCTCCATGATGAGGAGTCGACCATCATCCATCACTACGCCTTTGCAGAGAACCCCTCCACCTTTAAATACCCAGACTTTTCTGCTGCCTGGGCCCTCAGCGTCCCCCTCGTTGCTCG ccTTGCCAGCAAAGTGAGGGATGAGCCGCTTAAATCTGACTTCACCATTGACCTGAAGCACGAG GTGGCCCTGTACATCTGGGACGAGGGGAACGGTCCCACGCTCACCGCTGTCCCCGAGCTgtgcagcgaggaggaggattcTCCCCAGGCCCTCGAACGCTGCGCCACCACTCTAAGCAGGGAGCTcccagcatgt GGGGATCCTGTGAAGAAAGAAGATCTATTTGTTGCTGTAAAAACCTGTAAGAAGTTTCACAGTGAAAGAg TCCCTGTGATAAAGAAGACTTGGGAAAAGGATGCATTATTTTTAGAGTACTACAGTGACCACGCTGATCCGTCAATACCGACCACCGATATCGGAGTACCAAACACGGAGAGAG GACACTGTGGCAAAACATTTGCGATCCTCCAAAGATTCCTCAGTGGCTCTGCACCAAAGACCCGGTGGCTGGTCGTCGTGGACGATGACACGCTCATCAg CCTCCCCAGACTCCGAGCGCTGCTGAGCTGTTACGACCCCTCCGAACCGGTGTGCCTCGGGGAGAGGTACGGCTATGGCCTGAGCCAGGGCGGATACAGCTACATCACGGGAGGTGGAGG CATGGTGTTCAGCAGAGAGGCTGTGGCGCGGCTCCTCGACAGCGGCTGCAGGTGCTACAGTAATGATGCGCCGGATGACATGGTGCTGGGAATGTGCCTGAATGCTCTTGGACTTCCTGTCACGCACAGCCCGCTGTTCCACCAG GCGCGCCCGGAGGACTACGCTCGAGACTTCCTCGCTCATCAGGTGCCGATCTCTTTCCATAAACACTGGAACATCGACCCAGTTGCTGTTTTCAACAAATGGCTCAAGGACGACTTGGTGACAAGAAGGTCTGAGAGGGAGGACAAGACGGAGCTATAG
- the b3glcta gene encoding beta 3-glucosyltransferase a isoform X3, protein MTCTRSTTMSWNPPLVLFLHTLSDNEGDWSILPLLPYLSHSFGKNSSWIVFLEEQTNVRVKKLVQVLAKYDKNEEWFLGKPLHDEESTIIHHYAFAENPSTFKYPDFSAAWALSVPLVARLASKVRDEPLKSDFTIDLKHEVALYIWDEGNGPTLTAVPELCSEEEDSPQALERCATTLSRELPACGDPVKKEDLFVAVKTCKKFHSERVPVIKKTWEKDALFLEYYSDHADPSIPTTDIGVPNTERGHCGKTFAILQRFLSGSAPKTRWLVVVDDDTLISLPRLRALLSCYDPSEPVCLGERYGYGLSQGGYSYITGGGGMVFSREAVARLLDSGCRCYSNDAPDDMVLGMCLNALGLPVTHSPLFHQARPEDYARDFLAHQVPISFHKHWNIDPVAVFNKWLKDDLVTRRSEREDKTEL, encoded by the exons AACCCCCCACTGGTCTTGTTCCTTCACACTTTATCAGACAACGAGGGAGACTGGAGTATCCTCCCCCTGCTGCCTTA CTTATCACACTCCTTTGGAAAGAACTCATCCTGGATTGTATTTCTCGAGGAGCAAACAAACGTGAGGGTGAAGAAGCTCGTTCAAGTCCTCGCAAAGTACGATAAGAATGAA GAGTGGTTCCTCGGTAAGCCCCTCCATGATGAGGAGTCGACCATCATCCATCACTACGCCTTTGCAGAGAACCCCTCCACCTTTAAATACCCAGACTTTTCTGCTGCCTGGGCCCTCAGCGTCCCCCTCGTTGCTCG ccTTGCCAGCAAAGTGAGGGATGAGCCGCTTAAATCTGACTTCACCATTGACCTGAAGCACGAG GTGGCCCTGTACATCTGGGACGAGGGGAACGGTCCCACGCTCACCGCTGTCCCCGAGCTgtgcagcgaggaggaggattcTCCCCAGGCCCTCGAACGCTGCGCCACCACTCTAAGCAGGGAGCTcccagcatgt GGGGATCCTGTGAAGAAAGAAGATCTATTTGTTGCTGTAAAAACCTGTAAGAAGTTTCACAGTGAAAGAg TCCCTGTGATAAAGAAGACTTGGGAAAAGGATGCATTATTTTTAGAGTACTACAGTGACCACGCTGATCCGTCAATACCGACCACCGATATCGGAGTACCAAACACGGAGAGAG GACACTGTGGCAAAACATTTGCGATCCTCCAAAGATTCCTCAGTGGCTCTGCACCAAAGACCCGGTGGCTGGTCGTCGTGGACGATGACACGCTCATCAg CCTCCCCAGACTCCGAGCGCTGCTGAGCTGTTACGACCCCTCCGAACCGGTGTGCCTCGGGGAGAGGTACGGCTATGGCCTGAGCCAGGGCGGATACAGCTACATCACGGGAGGTGGAGG CATGGTGTTCAGCAGAGAGGCTGTGGCGCGGCTCCTCGACAGCGGCTGCAGGTGCTACAGTAATGATGCGCCGGATGACATGGTGCTGGGAATGTGCCTGAATGCTCTTGGACTTCCTGTCACGCACAGCCCGCTGTTCCACCAG GCGCGCCCGGAGGACTACGCTCGAGACTTCCTCGCTCATCAGGTGCCGATCTCTTTCCATAAACACTGGAACATCGACCCAGTTGCTGTTTTCAACAAATGGCTCAAGGACGACTTGGTGACAAGAAGGTCTGAGAGGGAGGACAAGACGGAGCTATAG